Proteins from one Deinococcus sp. AB2017081 genomic window:
- a CDS encoding response regulator → MSTILIVEDEPRLADILEVYLRREGFHTERAADGRRALELWRAARPALILLDLMLPELDGLEVARRVRAESGVPIIMLTARDEEIDRLLGLGIGADDYVVKPYSPREVVARVKAVLRRAGGGQEGTGALHAGPLVVDTAAFTVTLRGAALDVTVAEVRLLALLAREPGVVRSRAELLAALGSLERGTDERTVDAHVKNLRRKFGDDAALLDTVRGVGYGLRVA, encoded by the coding sequence ATGAGCACCATCCTGATCGTGGAAGACGAACCCCGGCTGGCCGACATCCTGGAGGTGTACCTGCGCCGGGAGGGATTCCACACCGAGCGGGCCGCAGACGGGCGGCGGGCGCTGGAGCTGTGGCGCGCCGCCCGCCCGGCCCTGATCCTGCTGGATCTCATGCTGCCGGAACTGGACGGGCTGGAGGTGGCGCGGCGCGTGCGGGCCGAGTCCGGCGTGCCGATCATCATGCTGACCGCGCGGGACGAGGAGATCGACCGGCTGCTGGGCCTGGGCATCGGGGCCGACGACTACGTGGTCAAGCCGTACTCGCCGCGTGAGGTGGTGGCGCGCGTGAAGGCCGTGCTGCGCCGCGCGGGGGGCGGGCAGGAGGGCACGGGGGCGCTGCATGCCGGGCCGCTGGTGGTGGACACGGCGGCCTTCACGGTGACCCTGCGCGGCGCGGCGCTGGACGTGACGGTGGCCGAGGTGCGGCTGCTGGCGCTGCTGGCCCGCGAACCGGGGGTGGTGCGGTCACGGGCAGAACTCCTGGCGGCGCTGGGCAGTCTGGAGCGCGGCACCGACGAGCGCACCGTGGACGCCCACGTGAAGAACCTGCGCCGCAAGTTCGGCGACGACGCGGCGCTGCTGGACACCGTGCGCGGCGTGGGCTACGGCCTGCGGGTGGCGTGA
- a CDS encoding DUF2256 domain-containing protein, with translation MAARNGRTFGGGRPPGERPSKVCPVCGLPFTWRKKWERDWEHVKYCSDRCRAAAKKAAS, from the coding sequence ATGGCGGCACGGAACGGACGGACTTTCGGAGGCGGGCGCCCTCCCGGTGAGCGTCCCAGCAAGGTCTGCCCGGTGTGTGGCCTGCCCTTCACGTGGCGCAAGAAGTGGGAACGCGACTGGGAGCACGTCAAATACTGCTCCGACCGCTGCCGGGCGGCGGCGAAGAAGGCCGCGTCATGA
- a CDS encoding EamA family transporter — MKRISPLTLAALAPLSWGTSYLVLGQLHPLGPVTVATLRALLAGVLLLAVVRQLPRGAWWWKSALLGGLNFGLFFAMLFVSASRLSGGVAATLGAVGPLLIIAFNLLALHRRPSRHTLGAALLGLAGVALLVLGPAARLDTWGVVAGLVSVVAASGGYLLSSAYGTPPGTSMLAVTAWQLTWGGMMLVPVALLAEGVPALPAGFQWPLLAYMVVITTALAYALWFRGIQHSSPVQVSLLTRLSPATAIVIDLLLGHTLSAVQWSGLALIALSFLPERPTRPTGVAVS; from the coding sequence ATGAAGCGGATTTCCCCCCTGACGCTGGCCGCCCTGGCACCGCTGAGCTGGGGCACGAGTTACCTCGTGCTGGGGCAGCTGCACCCGCTGGGGCCGGTCACGGTCGCCACGCTGCGGGCGCTGCTGGCTGGAGTGTTGCTGCTGGCCGTGGTGCGTCAGCTGCCGCGCGGCGCGTGGTGGTGGAAGAGTGCGCTGCTGGGTGGCCTGAACTTCGGACTGTTCTTCGCCATGCTGTTTGTCAGCGCCAGCCGGCTCAGCGGAGGCGTGGCGGCCACGCTGGGCGCCGTGGGGCCGCTGCTGATCATCGCGTTCAATCTGCTGGCCCTGCACCGCCGGCCCAGCCGGCACACGCTGGGAGCCGCCCTGCTGGGGCTGGCGGGCGTGGCCCTGCTGGTGCTGGGGCCGGCGGCCCGGCTGGACACGTGGGGCGTGGTCGCCGGTCTGGTCAGCGTCGTGGCGGCGTCCGGCGGCTACTTGCTGAGCAGCGCGTATGGCACGCCGCCCGGCACATCCATGCTGGCCGTGACCGCGTGGCAGCTCACGTGGGGCGGCATGATGCTAGTACCCGTCGCGCTGCTGGCAGAGGGCGTCCCGGCCCTGCCAGCCGGTTTCCAGTGGCCGCTGCTGGCCTACATGGTGGTCATCACGACTGCCCTGGCCTACGCGCTGTGGTTCCGGGGCATCCAGCATTCGTCGCCTGTGCAGGTCTCGCTCCTGACCCGCTTGAGCCCGGCGACCGCCATCGTGATCGATCTGCTGCTGGGCCACACCCTGAGCGCCGTGCAGTGGAGCGGGCTCGCCCTGATCGCCCTGAGTTTCCTGCCGGAACGCCCCACCCGGCCGACCGGCGTGGCGGTCAGCTGA
- a CDS encoding 3-deoxy-7-phosphoheptulonate synthase: MTHPDPIIQAGRTENLNVSGFTPLITPRALKALHPLTAAAERTVLAGRRAAQDILHGRDDRLLVVVGPCSIHDHAQAIEYAHRLAGLRERVKDTLEVQMRVYVDKPRTTVGWRGYLLDPDMTGANDINKGLELTRRLMIEVSELGLPVATELLDPFAPQYLFDAVAWACLGARTTESQTHRVMASAVSAPMGFKNGTGGGIKLAVDAIVAARAPHAFFTVDDDGQACIVHTLGNPDGHVILRGGRGGPNYAPQFVQEAADLMTAAGLTPAVMVDCSHANSGSDHTRQGLVWRDVLHQRAAGQRAIKGLMVESHLRGGKQAIPADLSQLVPGVSVTDACVGWDETEALLLEAHAALGREAVQN, encoded by the coding sequence ATGACCCACCCCGATCCGATCATCCAGGCTGGCCGCACCGAGAACCTCAACGTGTCGGGGTTCACCCCCCTGATCACGCCGCGTGCCCTCAAGGCCCTCCACCCCCTGACGGCCGCTGCCGAGCGCACCGTCCTGGCGGGCCGCCGCGCGGCGCAGGACATCCTGCACGGCCGCGACGACCGGCTGCTGGTCGTGGTCGGCCCGTGTTCCATCCACGACCACGCGCAGGCTATCGAGTACGCCCACCGGCTGGCCGGCCTGCGCGAGCGCGTGAAGGACACCCTGGAAGTCCAGATGCGCGTGTACGTCGATAAACCCCGCACCACCGTCGGCTGGCGGGGTTACCTGCTCGACCCCGACATGACCGGCGCGAACGACATCAACAAGGGGCTGGAGCTGACCCGCCGGCTCATGATCGAGGTGAGCGAACTGGGCCTGCCGGTCGCCACGGAACTCCTCGATCCCTTCGCACCGCAGTACCTGTTCGATGCCGTGGCGTGGGCGTGCCTGGGGGCCCGCACGACCGAGTCCCAGACCCACCGCGTCATGGCAAGCGCGGTGTCGGCTCCGATGGGCTTCAAGAACGGCACCGGCGGCGGGATCAAGCTGGCCGTGGACGCCATCGTGGCGGCCCGCGCCCCGCACGCCTTCTTCACGGTCGACGACGACGGTCAGGCGTGCATCGTCCACACCCTGGGCAATCCGGATGGACACGTGATCCTGCGCGGCGGGCGGGGCGGCCCGAACTATGCTCCGCAGTTCGTGCAGGAGGCCGCCGACCTGATGACCGCCGCTGGCCTGACCCCGGCCGTGATGGTGGACTGCTCGCACGCCAACAGCGGTAGCGACCACACCCGCCAGGGCCTGGTCTGGCGCGACGTGCTGCACCAGCGGGCCGCCGGCCAGCGGGCCATCAAGGGCCTGATGGTCGAGAGCCACCTGCGCGGCGGCAAGCAGGCCATCCCTGCCGACCTGTCGCAGCTCGTGCCCGGCGTGAGTGTCACCGACGCCTGCGTGGGCTGGGACGAGACCGAGGCGCTGCTGCTGGAGGCCCACGCGGCACTGGGGCGCGAGGCCGTTCAGAACTGA
- the uvsE gene encoding UV DNA damage repair endonuclease UvsE: MTAAAPAWGLVCMTVGPELRFRTITRTRYEQLDPSAREAALHSIYAHNIARTGAAAGYCAGRGIGMYRLSSALFPMLDLQGDDTGAAVLDALAPELRAAGQGFLDAGIRVLMHPDQFIVLNSDSPGVRERSVQAMVAHARVMDGLGLERSPWNLLLLHGGKGGRGAELAAVIPDLPDGVRLRLALENDERAYGPADLLPVCEQAGVPLVFDAHHHVVHDALPDQEHPSVRQWVLAARATWTPPEWQVVHLSNGIDGPQDRRHSFLVAAVPSAYADVPWIEVEAKGKEEAIAALTAPV; this comes from the coding sequence ATGACCGCCGCCGCGCCCGCGTGGGGGCTCGTCTGCATGACCGTCGGGCCGGAACTGCGCTTCCGCACCATCACCCGCACGCGGTACGAACAGCTCGACCCGTCCGCGCGGGAGGCCGCTCTGCATAGCATCTACGCGCACAACATCGCCCGCACCGGGGCGGCGGCCGGCTACTGCGCGGGACGGGGCATCGGCATGTACCGCCTGAGTTCGGCACTGTTCCCCATGCTCGATCTGCAGGGCGACGACACGGGCGCGGCCGTCCTGGACGCCCTGGCACCGGAACTCCGGGCGGCAGGGCAGGGTTTCCTGGACGCCGGGATCCGCGTGCTGATGCACCCCGATCAGTTCATCGTGCTGAATTCGGACAGCCCCGGCGTGCGGGAGCGCAGCGTGCAGGCCATGGTCGCCCACGCCCGTGTGATGGACGGCCTGGGCCTGGAACGCAGCCCGTGGAACCTGCTGCTGCTGCACGGCGGCAAGGGCGGGCGCGGGGCCGAGCTGGCGGCCGTCATCCCGGATCTGCCGGACGGCGTGCGTCTGCGCCTGGCGCTGGAGAACGACGAGCGGGCGTACGGCCCCGCCGACCTGCTGCCGGTGTGCGAGCAGGCGGGCGTACCCCTGGTCTTTGATGCCCACCACCACGTCGTCCATGACGCTTTGCCAGATCAGGAGCATCCCAGTGTGCGGCAGTGGGTGCTGGCGGCCCGCGCCACCTGGACGCCGCCGGAGTGGCAGGTCGTTCACCTGAGCAACGGCATCGACGGCCCACAGGATCGCCGCCACAGCTTTCTCGTCGCCGCCGTGCCCAGCGCCTACGCCGACGTCCCGTGGATCGAGGTCGAGGCGAAGGGCAAGGAGGAGGCGATCGCCGCACTGACCGCCCCGGTGTGA
- a CDS encoding DMT family transporter, which yields MTRLKPLLLSAAPLLFVVLWSTGFIGTKGAALNADPFAFLTVRFVVAAGLMAALTVALRAPWPTRAQAGRAGITGVLLHAGYLGGVTTAIWLGLPAGITSVVVGVQPLLTGLLSWPVLGERVTGRQWWGLALGFAGVLLVVEGRVGAGGTVSTGALVAALVALACTTAGTLYQRRVGADMPLLGGTTVQYVASAAAVGAVLLARGGGTIHWNTEFVVSLTWLVLVLSVGAIMLLMTLIRDLPAARVGSLFYLVPPLAVLETWLLYGERLSAWSLAGLALCVAGVALASLPDRERPVPSAGADS from the coding sequence GTGACCCGCCTGAAACCGCTGCTGCTGTCGGCCGCGCCTCTGCTGTTCGTGGTGCTGTGGAGTACCGGATTCATCGGCACCAAGGGCGCGGCGCTGAATGCCGACCCCTTCGCATTCCTGACCGTGCGCTTCGTGGTTGCGGCCGGACTCATGGCCGCGCTGACCGTGGCGCTGCGTGCCCCGTGGCCCACGCGGGCGCAGGCGGGCCGGGCCGGGATCACGGGCGTGCTGCTCCACGCCGGCTATCTGGGTGGCGTGACCACCGCGATCTGGCTGGGCCTGCCCGCCGGCATCACCAGCGTGGTCGTCGGAGTACAGCCCCTGCTGACCGGCCTGCTGTCGTGGCCCGTGCTGGGCGAGCGCGTCACGGGGCGGCAGTGGTGGGGACTGGCCCTGGGCTTCGCGGGCGTGCTGCTGGTCGTCGAGGGGCGCGTGGGCGCGGGCGGCACCGTGAGCACCGGAGCACTGGTGGCGGCGCTGGTCGCCCTGGCCTGCACCACCGCCGGCACCCTGTACCAGCGCCGGGTGGGGGCCGACATGCCGCTGCTGGGCGGCACCACCGTGCAGTACGTGGCGAGCGCCGCTGCCGTGGGGGCGGTGCTGCTGGCGCGTGGGGGCGGGACGATCCACTGGAACACCGAATTCGTCGTGTCGCTGACGTGGCTGGTGCTGGTGCTGTCGGTCGGCGCGATCATGCTGCTGATGACCCTGATCCGCGACCTCCCTGCCGCCCGCGTGGGCAGCCTGTTCTATCTGGTGCCGCCGCTGGCCGTGCTGGAGACGTGGCTGCTGTACGGCGAGCGCCTGAGCGCGTGGTCGCTGGCAGGGCTGGCCCTGTGCGTGGCGGGGGTGGCGCTGGCAAGCCTGCCGGATCGGGAACGCCCGGTGCCCTCCGCTGGAGCCGACTCCTGA
- a CDS encoding sensor histidine kinase, translated as MHRDHRRAEHRALIQHLGHGPGHRRARRRWGLRSRLGRAFALTALLAVILTTGMTVGTTMRVLEQFRPETSVTLTAADWDTLVQQAGRTIMGGAIRAALVSTLLSTVVAAFVTRQLTRPLLRLADGAGRLQAGERGVTLPVPPRNDELRALTLAFNDLTVSLERQEAWRRGLVADIAHDLRTPLSVMRSEIEAMQDGIQPADDAALARLHGEVLLLARLVTDLRVLSLAEGGALSLDVQPVHVGIMLHALADTYARRAGEAGVTLTVQTAPDLTVLADADRLRQTLQNLLDNALRYAAPGAVELSARAAGDHAALTIRDHGPGFAPDALSRAFERFYRADASRTRDPQGRASSGLGLAIARALTEAQGGTLEARNHPQGGAEFTVTLPVPT; from the coding sequence ATGCACCGTGACCACAGGCGCGCAGAGCACCGGGCCCTGATCCAGCACCTGGGGCACGGGCCGGGCCACCGGCGCGCCCGCCGCCGCTGGGGCCTGCGCTCGCGGCTGGGCCGGGCCTTCGCCCTGACCGCGCTGCTGGCGGTGATCCTGACCACCGGCATGACCGTGGGCACGACCATGCGCGTGCTCGAACAGTTCCGGCCCGAGACCTCCGTAACCCTCACGGCGGCCGACTGGGACACGCTGGTGCAGCAGGCGGGGCGAACGATCATGGGAGGCGCGATCCGGGCGGCGCTGGTCAGCACCCTGCTCTCGACCGTGGTGGCGGCGTTCGTGACCCGGCAGCTCACGCGCCCGCTGCTGCGGCTGGCCGATGGCGCGGGCCGGCTCCAGGCCGGCGAGCGGGGCGTGACCCTGCCGGTGCCCCCCCGGAACGACGAACTGCGGGCGCTGACCCTGGCCTTCAACGACCTGACGGTGAGCCTGGAACGGCAGGAGGCGTGGCGGCGCGGCCTGGTCGCGGACATCGCACACGACCTGAGAACGCCGCTGTCGGTCATGCGTTCGGAGATCGAGGCCATGCAGGACGGTATCCAGCCCGCCGACGACGCGGCCCTGGCGCGGCTGCACGGCGAGGTGCTGCTGCTGGCCCGTCTGGTCACGGACCTGCGTGTGCTGTCCCTGGCCGAGGGCGGAGCGCTGAGTCTGGACGTCCAGCCGGTACACGTGGGGATCATGCTGCACGCCCTTGCAGACACGTATGCCCGCCGGGCGGGTGAGGCGGGCGTGACGCTGACCGTCCAGACGGCCCCGGATCTGACCGTGCTGGCCGACGCCGACCGGCTGCGGCAGACCCTCCAGAACCTGCTGGACAACGCGCTGAGGTACGCCGCGCCTGGGGCGGTCGAGCTGAGTGCCCGGGCGGCGGGCGACCACGCGGCACTGACCATCCGCGACCACGGCCCCGGCTTCGCGCCGGATGCGCTGTCCCGCGCCTTCGAGCGCTTCTACCGCGCCGACGCCAGCCGCACGCGCGATCCGCAGGGCCGGGCGAGCAGTGGGCTGGGCCTCGCCATTGCCCGCGCGCTGACCGAGGCACAGGGCGGCACGCTGGAGGCCCGCAACCACCCGCAGGGCGGCGCAGAATTCACGGTCACGCTGCCCGTTCCGACATAG
- a CDS encoding VOC family protein, whose translation MSLLPDGLNPAMPIRIARPSLDLRAAETFYTAGLGLSVLWRSSDDSFAHLLMLGLPGAAWHLELTRPRAHPVQPTPTPEDLLVLYVGHPPDSALVARLEAHGGMRVPAINPYWDTWGVTITDPDGYRLVLCQRTWTA comes from the coding sequence ATGAGCCTCCTCCCAGACGGCCTGAACCCGGCCATGCCGATCCGGATCGCCCGGCCATCTCTCGACCTGCGCGCGGCAGAAACCTTCTACACCGCTGGCCTGGGCCTCAGTGTGCTGTGGCGCAGCTCCGATGACTCGTTTGCCCACCTGCTGATGCTGGGGCTGCCCGGTGCCGCGTGGCACCTGGAACTGACGCGACCCAGAGCACATCCGGTTCAGCCGACACCGACCCCAGAAGACCTGCTGGTGCTCTACGTGGGACACCCCCCGGATTCCGCGCTGGTCGCCCGCCTGGAAGCGCACGGCGGAATGCGGGTGCCGGCCATCAACCCGTACTGGGACACCTGGGGCGTGACCATCACCGACCCGGACGGCTACCGGCTGGTGCTGTGCCAGCGAACCTGGACGGCCTGA
- a CDS encoding PolC-type DNA polymerase III, with protein sequence MTRYAVAVDVVVFDLETTGLSPERDGIVEIGALRVVDGRIDETQRYETLVRPTTAAGDPMLIPWHAERVHGISNEMVRHAPTIDQVLPEFLDFVGGSAVVAHNIGFDGGFMRANAARLGLMWQPAAEHCTVVLSRRAFPKERAHNLTVLADRLGLNFAPGGRHRSFGDVQVTAQAYVRLLELLQRREVSPVASR encoded by the coding sequence GTGACGCGCTACGCTGTGGCTGTGGATGTCGTCGTGTTCGATCTGGAAACCACGGGCCTGTCGCCTGAGCGCGATGGCATTGTCGAGATCGGTGCGCTGCGCGTCGTGGATGGCCGGATCGATGAGACGCAGCGGTACGAGACCCTGGTACGCCCGACCACGGCCGCCGGCGACCCCATGCTGATTCCCTGGCACGCCGAGCGCGTCCACGGCATCAGCAACGAGATGGTTCGCCACGCGCCGACCATCGACCAGGTGCTGCCGGAGTTCCTGGACTTCGTGGGTGGGTCGGCGGTCGTGGCGCACAACATCGGGTTCGACGGCGGCTTCATGCGGGCCAACGCCGCCCGACTGGGCCTGATGTGGCAGCCTGCCGCCGAGCACTGCACGGTTGTGCTGTCGCGCCGGGCGTTCCCGAAGGAGCGTGCCCACAACCTGACGGTGCTGGCCGACCGCCTGGGGCTGAACTTCGCGCCGGGAGGCCGTCACCGTTCCTTCGGAGACGTGCAGGTCACGGCGCAGGCCTACGTGCGGTTGCTGGAGCTCCTCCAGCGCCGCGAGGTCAGTCCAGTCGCGAGTAGATGA
- a CDS encoding SHOCT domain-containing protein codes for MNMDVIINNPPAAQLPAQVYGQVQTMPYGYGPMPQYRDHHGPGFLLPLLLIGGFLFFKRGRHLRRRWAADGPDTRSEMAAEMREKFRRGRDRFVNATAGQDSALHIARERYAKGEINADEYEALRRTLEGQPRPDRPSQQPAQDGDLKL; via the coding sequence ATGAACATGGACGTCATCATCAACAACCCGCCCGCTGCCCAGTTACCTGCCCAGGTCTACGGCCAGGTGCAGACCATGCCCTACGGCTACGGCCCCATGCCCCAGTACCGCGACCACCACGGCCCCGGCTTCCTGCTGCCGCTGCTGCTGATCGGCGGTTTCCTGTTCTTCAAGCGTGGCCGCCATCTGCGCCGGCGCTGGGCAGCAGACGGCCCGGACACCCGTTCGGAGATGGCCGCCGAGATGCGCGAGAAGTTCCGGCGCGGGCGCGACCGCTTTGTGAACGCCACCGCCGGGCAGGACAGCGCCCTGCACATCGCCCGCGAACGTTACGCGAAGGGCGAGATCAACGCCGACGAATACGAGGCCCTGCGCCGCACCCTGGAGGGCCAGCCGCGCCCGGATCGGCCCAGCCAGCAGCCCGCCCAGGACGGCGACCTGAAGCTGTGA
- a CDS encoding VOC family protein, giving the protein MHLDHLTLYAPDLNAQRDFYAGTLGLEVALHTPERLTIRAGSSRLTFRHDPAHTAVSHLAFDIPRTLVDDAQAWLEARLPLLPDADGHTRFGPNDRWNTTNVYFADPAGNIVEFIARHDCPHDHVGPFAASHVLHLSEYGLVVDSVPHAVRWLGETHGLFPFNGQSSTFTAVGDHDGMLIVVPAGRGWMPTGEPAVAAPFELVWNGNRVLGSRDVAEMNRSTPHAGQSRRVP; this is encoded by the coding sequence ATGCACCTCGACCATCTCACCCTGTACGCCCCGGATCTGAACGCCCAGCGCGACTTCTATGCCGGAACCCTCGGCCTGGAGGTCGCCCTGCACACCCCGGAGCGGCTGACGATCCGCGCCGGATCGAGCCGGCTCACCTTCCGGCACGACCCGGCGCACACGGCGGTCTCGCATCTCGCGTTCGACATTCCCCGCACGCTGGTGGACGACGCCCAGGCATGGCTGGAGGCCCGCCTCCCCCTGCTGCCAGATGCAGACGGACACACGCGCTTCGGGCCGAACGACCGCTGGAACACGACGAACGTGTACTTCGCCGACCCGGCCGGGAACATCGTGGAGTTCATCGCCCGCCACGACTGCCCGCATGACCACGTCGGGCCGTTCGCCGCCTCGCACGTCCTGCACCTCAGCGAATACGGACTGGTCGTGGACAGCGTGCCGCACGCCGTGCGCTGGCTGGGCGAGACGCACGGGCTGTTCCCCTTCAACGGCCAGAGCAGCACCTTTACCGCCGTCGGGGATCACGACGGCATGCTGATCGTGGTGCCCGCCGGTCGTGGCTGGATGCCGACCGGAGAGCCGGCGGTGGCGGCACCCTTTGAACTGGTGTGGAACGGGAACCGCGTCCTGGGGTCGCGGGACGTCGCAGAGATGAACCGTTCCACCCCGCACGCGGGCCAGAGCCGGAGGGTGCCATGA
- a CDS encoding MarR family winged helix-turn-helix transcriptional regulator → MSTLALLDRIRHDWQVREPDMATAPMLTFITLARAQSLLGDAVRSTAARADLTSATRDLLFTLYRSAPPEGLSASEIAALLAVSPATVTGSTDRLEARGLLTRTLDPDDRRSWRIALTDAGRALVRSHLPEHLAFEQSLLAALSPAEITQLETLLRRLIDHAETNGLV, encoded by the coding sequence ATGTCCACCCTCGCCCTCCTCGACCGGATCCGGCACGACTGGCAGGTTCGCGAGCCGGACATGGCCACCGCGCCCATGCTCACCTTCATCACCCTGGCGCGCGCCCAGTCCCTGCTGGGCGACGCGGTTCGCAGCACGGCGGCCCGCGCCGACCTGACCTCGGCCACGCGTGACCTGCTGTTCACGCTGTACCGCTCGGCGCCGCCCGAGGGCCTGTCTGCCAGCGAGATCGCCGCGCTGCTGGCTGTGTCACCGGCCACCGTGACCGGGAGTACCGACCGGCTGGAGGCCCGTGGCCTGCTGACACGCACCCTCGACCCGGACGACCGCCGCTCGTGGCGCATCGCCCTGACCGACGCCGGCCGCGCCCTGGTGCGGTCGCACCTGCCGGAGCATCTGGCCTTCGAGCAGAGCCTGCTGGCCGCGCTGAGCCCCGCCGAGATCACGCAGCTTGAGACGTTGCTGCGACGGCTCATCGACCACGCCGAGACGAACGGGCTGGTCTGA
- a CDS encoding ATP-binding protein, translated as MTVIARARTLGELLDTPAYAGRKPFDGQIRLVQDEVRENLTRKLRAGENLFPGVVGYDDTVIPQLVNALLARQNFILLGLRGQAKSRILRAITGLLDDHVPVIDGVDMPDDPLNPVGSEGQHLLEVHGMELPIRWLPRADRYVEKLATPDVTVADLIGDVDPIKAARLGTSLGDTRSMHFGLLPRANRGIFAVNELADLAPKVQVALFNILQEGDVQIKGYPIRLELDVMLVFSANPEDYTARGKIVTPLKDRIGSEIRTHYPTDVKLGMDITAQESVRAEHVAVPPFIAELIEEIAFQAREDGRVDKMSGVSQRLPISLLEVAAANAERRALVGDGEAVVRVSDVYAGLPAITGKMELEYEGELKGADSVAKDVIRKAAGAVYGRLLGSADTKELEKWFENGNVFRFPQSGQAGAAMKATKEVPGLTELSAELAASQSDDVRVSAAEFILEGLYGRKKLSRAEELYAAPEPETRQQRGGRWN; from the coding sequence ATGACAGTGATTGCAAGGGCCAGAACGCTCGGTGAACTTCTCGACACGCCCGCGTACGCCGGGCGCAAACCCTTCGACGGTCAGATCCGGCTCGTGCAGGACGAGGTGCGCGAGAACCTGACCCGCAAGCTCAGGGCCGGCGAAAACCTCTTCCCCGGCGTGGTCGGTTACGACGACACGGTGATCCCCCAGCTGGTGAACGCGCTGCTGGCGCGGCAGAACTTCATCCTGCTGGGGCTGCGCGGGCAGGCCAAGAGCCGCATTCTGCGGGCGATCACGGGCCTGCTGGACGACCACGTGCCCGTGATCGACGGCGTGGACATGCCGGATGATCCCCTGAACCCGGTCGGCTCCGAGGGCCAGCACCTGCTGGAGGTGCATGGCATGGAACTGCCCATCCGCTGGCTCCCGCGCGCCGACCGATACGTGGAGAAACTGGCCACGCCCGACGTGACGGTGGCCGACCTGATCGGGGACGTCGATCCCATCAAGGCGGCGCGGCTGGGCACCAGCCTGGGCGACACGCGCAGCATGCACTTCGGGCTGCTGCCGCGTGCCAACCGTGGCATCTTCGCGGTGAACGAGCTGGCCGACCTCGCGCCCAAGGTGCAGGTCGCGCTGTTCAACATCCTTCAGGAAGGCGACGTGCAGATCAAGGGCTACCCCATCCGCCTGGAGCTGGACGTCATGCTGGTCTTCTCGGCCAACCCCGAGGACTACACGGCGCGCGGCAAGATCGTCACGCCGCTCAAGGACCGCATCGGCAGCGAGATCCGCACCCACTACCCCACCGACGTGAAACTCGGCATGGACATCACCGCGCAGGAGTCGGTGCGGGCCGAGCACGTGGCCGTGCCGCCGTTCATCGCCGAGCTGATCGAGGAGATCGCCTTCCAGGCCCGCGAGGACGGCCGCGTGGACAAGATGAGCGGCGTGTCCCAGCGTCTGCCGATCTCGCTGCTGGAGGTCGCCGCCGCGAATGCCGAACGCCGTGCCCTGGTCGGGGACGGCGAGGCCGTGGTGCGCGTCAGCGACGTGTACGCCGGGCTGCCCGCCATCACCGGCAAGATGGAGCTGGAGTACGAGGGCGAGCTGAAAGGCGCGGACAGCGTGGCCAAGGACGTGATCCGCAAGGCCGCCGGGGCCGTGTACGGCCGCCTGCTGGGCAGCGCGGACACCAAGGAACTCGAGAAGTGGTTCGAGAACGGCAACGTCTTCCGCTTCCCCCAGTCCGGACAGGCCGGCGCGGCCATGAAGGCCACGAAGGAGGTGCCGGGCCTGACCGAGCTGTCGGCCGAACTGGCTGCCAGCCAGAGTGACGACGTGCGCGTCTCGGCCGCCGAGTTCATCCTGGAGGGCCTGTACGGCCGCAAGAAGCTGTCCCGCGCCGAGGAGCTGTACGCCGCTCCCGAGCCCGAGACGCGCCAGCAGCGCGGCGGCCGCTGGAACTGA
- the soxR gene encoding redox-sensitive transcriptional activator SoxR: protein MPGPAASLTPAEVAARSGLSVPTLHYYEKEGLIRSTRTGGNQRRYARETLRRLAFIRAAARIGVPLADIRAALDTLPDGRTPTPADWAALSARWHAQLDERIAALTRLRDDLSGCIRCGCLSLSTCALYNPGDGYGQEHPGGNRLS from the coding sequence GTGCCCGGCCCTGCTGCCTCCCTGACTCCTGCCGAGGTCGCCGCCCGCAGCGGCCTGAGCGTGCCCACGCTGCACTACTACGAGAAGGAGGGACTGATCCGCAGCACGCGCACCGGCGGCAACCAGCGCCGCTACGCCCGCGAGACGCTGCGACGGCTGGCGTTCATCCGCGCGGCCGCGCGCATCGGGGTGCCACTGGCCGATATCCGCGCCGCGCTGGACACGCTGCCGGACGGGCGCACCCCCACCCCGGCCGACTGGGCGGCGCTGTCGGCCCGCTGGCACGCCCAGCTCGACGAGCGGATCGCCGCCCTGACGCGGCTGCGTGACGATCTGAGCGGCTGTATCCGCTGTGGGTGCCTGTCGCTGTCGACGTGTGCGCTCTACAACCCCGGCGACGGCTACGGGCAGGAGCATCCCGGCGGCAACCGCCTCAGCTGA